ACGGCGAGCTGGGGGTGCCCAAGGATCAGGCCAAGGCCGTCGAATGGCTGAACAAGGCCGCCGAACAGGGCTATACACCTGCCATGTCGGAACTGTCCCTGGCCTATCGTGACGGCAAACTGGGCCTGACCGCCGACCCGAAACAGGCCGCCGCCTGGAATACCCGCATGAAGGAAACCGCCGCCAAACAGGAAAGCGAAGCCAAGGCGGCAGCAGAGAAAAACAAGCCGTGATGGCGTGGATCAACCCGCGCCCGCCAGCAGGAAGGTGCAGCCGGGACGGCAGCGGGAAACCCCCGTCCGCGCCGGTGGAAAATACCCCTTTCCCATGGAGAGGGTGGATCGTTCGGTTTTGTCTGTTCCTGGCGGGCGTGGGGGGGACGGTTTTCATGGCACAATCCGTCCTGGCCGGTGACCCCTTCCGGGGCGCGACGCTCTATACCCGTCACTGCCAGGAGTGCCATGGCGTCAAAGGGAAAAGCCCCCTGCCGGGTGTCCCGGAGTTTACCTGGTGGGGTGGTTCGGAAAACGGCCTGAACCGGTCGGATCGCCAACTCCTGGATCGTATTCGCGGTGGANNNNNNNNNNNNNNNNNNNNNNNNNNNNNNNNNNNNNNNNNNNNNNTTTTCGACATCATCACCCACTTGAGAACACTACGCCGATGAGGTTCATACGGATCACACTCCTGGGCATGCTTCTGGTCGCGGGTGGCTGTTCCAGTCAGGAACAGGATGCCCGGAACAAGTCCGGCTCTTCTCCACCCTATCGCATTCTGGATATCTACCAGGTTGGCAAGGATGTCTATGTGCGTTCCCTCCTCACCGAACCCAAACGGTCCGCCCTGTGGGTGGGAACCTCGGTGGGCGTCCACGAAATCGATCTGCAAACCAACACCGTGCGCAATACCTTCACACGCAAGGATGGTCTGGCCAACGAATATGTTTTCGCCATTGGCCAGGATGGCGAGGGAGCCATCTGGTTCGGGACCAATGCCGGCGGCATGTCCCGCTACAAGGAAGGCAAGTGGAAAACCTACTTTCCCATGCATGGACTCGCCGACTATTGGGTCTACTCCTTTGCCAGTCACCCGGATGGCTCTCTCTGGGCCGGAACCTGGGCCGGGGTCAGCCGCGTCGATCTCAAGACCGGCAAGTTCACCAACTACGTCAAGGAACTTGTCAACGAATGGGTCTATGCCATGGCCATCGATTCCCGCAACCGGATCTGGTTCGGCACCGAAGGGGGGCTTTCCCTGTTTGATGGCACCACCTGGCACGAATGGACCCATACCAGTGGCCTCGGTGCCCCCAACACCCAGCGTTTGCCGGTCAGCCCGAATACCGGCCTCGGCACCCGTCGCCGTCATGACCTGGGCATTC
This window of the Magnetococcales bacterium genome carries:
- a CDS encoding c-type cytochrome; this encodes MAQSVLAGDPFRGATLYTRHCQECHGVKGKSPLPGVPEFTWWGGSENGLNRSDRQLLDRIRGG
- a CDS encoding regulator, producing the protein MLLVAGGCSSQEQDARNKSGSSPPYRILDIYQVGKDVYVRSLLTEPKRSALWVGTSVGVHEIDLQTNTVRNTFTRKDGLANEYVFAIGQDGEGAIWFGTNAGGMSRYKEGKWKTYFPMHGLADYWVYSFASHPDGSLWAGTWAGVSRVDLKTGKFTNYVKELVNEWVYAMAIDSRNRIWFGTEGGLSLFDGTTWHEWTHTSGLGAPNTQRLPVSPNTGLGTRRRHDLGILAGGESTYNPNYVFSLNVEAGDVIWAGTWGGGVSRFDGKTWQNFTTKDGLPGNIVYSLVRDGRGVLWAGTNNGIGFYQDGTWRPFAHNLRLQGKDVYAMAVTPAGELWAGTRGEVVRIGLAPPK